The Kocuria turfanensis genome contains the following window.
AGCCGCATCCCGTCAGCGCTGTCAGCGCCGTCAGCGTCAGGGCCGCCACCGCACCGGTGCGGAGCGGCCGGGCGGGCCGGTGCCGTCGGCGCGGGCTCGAAGCGTGGGGCATGGAGAGGTCTCCTCGGGGACTGGGGGCGGTACGGCTGGGAGGTGCGGCGCCCGCGGGGGCGCAGGTCCGGCCGCCCAGCTTACCTGCGGACGGCCGGCACCGGAGGCCGGGTCCCACCCCGGGCGGCCGGGCGGTCTCCTAGGGTGGGTCCCATGCAGAAGCTGTCCGGTTCCTGGCGCCGGGTGTTCAACAAGTTCTGGTTCGTCCCCGCCGTGTGCGTGGTGGCCGCCGTCGTGCTGGCCCAGTCCGTGGTGGCCGTGGACCGGTGGCTGCCCGAGGACCTGGACTCGCCCTGGATCTCGTGGGTCTACGCGGTGGGCATCGACGGGTCCCGGGGGATGCTCTCGGCGATCGGCGGGTCGATGCTCGCAGTGGCCGCGACCGCGTTCTCCATCACCATCTCGGTGGTCGCCACGGCCAGTTCCACGTACGGGCCGCGGCTGGTGCGCAACTTCATGGCGGACCGCGGCAACCAGGTGGTGCTGGGCGTGCTGGTCTCCACCTTCATCTACGCCCTCCTGGTGCTGCGCACGATCCGCTCCGCCTCGGACGACCTGGCCCAGCCGTTCGTGCCGCACCTGGCGGTCAACCTGGCCGTGCTGCTGGCCGTGGTCGACGTCGCCCTGATCGTGTACTTCATCCACCACATCGCCGACTCCGTCCAGGTGGACACCCTCGTGCACGGGGTGCGCCGGCGCCTGCTGGCCGTGATCGAGCGGTGGCACCCGGAGGAGACGCCCGAGGAGCTGGTGCGGACCGCCGGCCGCCGCCGCGGCGGCGGGCAGCTCCGCGCGGACGCCGTCGGCTACGTCGTCAGCGTGAACTTCGAGCGGCTGCGCTCCCACGCCGAGGACCAGGACGTCGTCGTGGAGCTCGTCCCGCGGGTGGGCGACCACGTCCTGCCGGAGGAGCCCCTGTTCCGCGTCTGGCCCGAGCACCGGGCGGAGGAGCTGGCGGAGCGGCTGCGGCACTGCGTGGCGCTCGGCGACTCCCGGTCGGCGGACCAGGACGTACGGTTCGCCGAGCAGCAGGTCGTGGAGCTGGCGGTGCGGGCGCTGTCCCCGAGCACCAACGACCCCTACACCGCGGTCAACGCCATCGAGGAGGTCGCGGCCGGCATCGTCACGGCCGTCTCCCGCCCGCTGCCCGGCAACACGGTGGTCGTGGACGGGGAGCCCCGCCTCCGCTACCGGGTGGTGGGCCTCGACGAGATCGTGGACATGCCCTTCGACCAGATCCGCCCGCACGCGACCGGGCACGTCAGCGTGCTGCTGGCCCTCGTGGACCTCGCCGCCCGGATCGGGTCCGCGACCGTGCACCCCTCGGTGGAGCGGCAGGTGCGCGAGCACGTCGACGTGCTGCTCGGCCAGTACCGGGACAGCGGCCCGAACCCGCGGGACCTCGCCCGCGTGGAGCAGCACGCGGCGGCCCGGCTGGGCGGCTGAGCCGGGCCGGGAGGCGCTACCGGCGGCGCAGCCGCGGCACGCGGCGCAGGAGCAGGGCCACGACCACGGCGGTCACGCCCAGCAGGACGGCGCCGATCCCGGCGGACAGGTGCACCCCGGCCTCGAAGGCCGCCACCGCCGAGGCGAGCAGCTGGTCGGACGCGGCCGGGTCCAGGGCCCCCGCGACGTCGACCGCCCCGCCCAGGGTCTCGCCCGCGGTGGCGGCCTGCTCCGGGGCCAGGCCCGGCGGCGGCACCACCCGGTGCGCGTAGGTGGCCGTGACGGCCGTGCCCAGCACGGCCACGCCCAGCCCCGCGCCGAGCTCGTAGGCGGTCTCGGAGATCGCCGAGGCCGCACCGGCCTGCTCGGGGGCGACCTCGGCGAGGATCAGGTCCCCCGCGATCGTCTGGGCCGCCCCGGAGCCGAGCCCGATCACCATGAGGGCGACGACGAGGACCGACCCGCCGGAGAGGTCCCCGAGCAGCACCAGCAGGAAGCCGGAGGCCATGACCAGCAGGCCGCCGCCGAGCACGAACGCCGGGCGGACGACGCCGACCACGTGCACCGCGAGCAGCCCCGACACGATGGTCACGGCCGCGCCCGGCAGCAGGGCCAGGCCCGCCCGCATCGGCGGCACGCCCTCGACCAGCTGCAGGTACTGGGAGACGAAGAAGAGGACGCCGATGAAGGTGGTGGAGGCCACCAGGTTGTTGAGCAGACCGCCGGTGAACGGTGCGTGGCGGAACAGGCGCAGGTCCAGCATCGGCACCGGCCGGCGCAGCTGGCGGCGCACGAACAGGGTCCCCGCGGCGGCGGCGAGCAGGACCGCCGCGGCCACGGCCGGGGAGGGCCCGTGCGCGCCGAGGTCCTTGAGGCCGTGGACCAGTCCGACCATGGCCGTCATGATCAGCGCCGCGCTGGGCACGTCCACCGGCCCGGGGGCCGGGTTCCGGGATTCCGGCACCAGCACCGGGGCCAGGACCAGCAGGGGCAGCAGCACCGGCACGGCGATGAGGAGGACGGAGCCCCACCAGAAGTGCTCCAGCAGGAACCCGCCCAGCACCGGACCGAGGGCCCCGCCCGCCGAGAAGCCCGTGGCCCACACCGCGATGGCGGCCCGCCGCTGGGTGGGGTCGTGGAAGATGTTGCGCAGCAGGGACAGGGTGGCCGGCATCAGCATGGACCCGAAGAGCCCCAGCAGCGCGCGGGCCGCCACGAGCGCCGCTCCCGTGGGGGCGAACGCGGCCAGCGCCGACACCACCGCGAACCCCGTGCTCCCCACCAGCAGCAGCCGGCGGCGCCCCACCCGGTCCCCGAGGGATCCCATCGGCACGAGCAGTCCGGCCAGCACCAGCGGGTAGGCGTCCACCATCCACAGCAGCTGCGTGCCGGTGGGGCGCAGCTCCCGGGAGATCTCGGGCAGCGCGAAGTTCAGCACCGTGTTGTCCACGGAGATCAGCAGCACCGGCAGCATCAGCACCACGAGGGCCGCCCACTCACGGGCGCCGGCGCGGGCGGGAGCGGCCGTGGTGGCAGGGGAGGGCATGGCGGGGAGAGGTCTCCTTCCGGGACGTCGGGTGTGGGCACCATCCTCGCAGAGGCCGGGCGGCGGGGGCGCCGCACTAGACTGCACGGGAAGGCCGGCCGGACGAGCCCGCCCGGCCCGCAGCGACGGAGAGAGGTCCCCGATGGTCGAGCCGGTTCCCACGAGCGCGATGTCCGACGCCGCCCCCGGCGTCTCCGAGCAGTACGAGGCGGTCCGGGACCGTGTCCTGGAGCTGCGCGAGGACTACGACCGGGCGCGGGAGGAGTTCCGCTGGCCGCGGATGGAGCACTTCAACTTCGCCCTGGACTGGTTCGACCACGTGGCCCGGGACCCCGGGCGGGGGAGCCGGGACGCCTTGTGGATCGTGGCCGCCGACGGCTCGGAGCAGCGGCGCACCTTCGCCGAGCTCGCCGAGTCCTCGGCCCGCACCGCGAACTGGCTGCGGGGCCTGGGGGTCCGCCGCGGCGACCGCATCCTGCTGATGCTGGGCAACCAGCTGGAGCTGTGGGAGACCCAGCTCGCCGGGATGAAGCTGGGGGCGCCGCTGATCCCGACCGCCGTCATGATGCCGCCCGCGGACCTGCAGGACCGGGTCCGGCGCGGCCGGGTCTCCTGGGTCGTGACGGACGCCGCCAACGCCCCGAAGTTCGCCGCGGTGGACGGGGACTACGGTCTCGTCGTCGTGGGCGGGGACGCGGAGGTGGAGGCCGCGCGGGCGCAGCTGCCCGGCCGGGCGGTGCGCCGCTACGCCGACTCCGCCGGCGCGGACGCCGTGTTCGTCCCCGAGGGGGTCACGCGCTCCCGGGACCCGCTGCTGCTGTACTTCACCTCCGGGACCACGTCGCAGGCCAAGCTCGTGGAGCACACCCACTACTCCTACTCGTTCGGGCACCTCTCCACCGTCTACTGGATGGGCCTGCGCCCCGGGGACGTGCACCTGAACATCGCCTCGCCCGGGTGGGGCAAGCACTCGTGGTCGAACTTCTTCGCCCCGTGGATCGCGGAGGCCACCGTGTTCATCCTCAACCAGGAGCGCTTCGACGCGGTGGGCCTCATGGAGCAGATGGGCCGCGCGGGCGTCACCAGCTTCTGCGCCCCGCCCACCGTGTGGCGGATGCTCATCCAGGCCGATCTGCACCGCGTCCAGGACCCGCCGGTGTCCGCCGTCTCCGCCGGGGAGCCGCTGAACCCCGAGGTGATCCGCCGGGTGCAGGAGGCGTGGGGCGTGACGATCCGGGACGGCTACGGCCAGACGGAGACCACGCTGCAGATCGCCAACACTCCCGGCCAGCCGGTCGTGCCCGGCGCCATGGGCAGGCCGCTGCCGGGCTTCGTCGTCGAGCTCCTGGACCCCCGCACGGGCGCGCCCGCCGAGGAGGGCGAGATCTGCCTGAAGGTGGACGACGATCCCCCCGGGATCATGGCCGGCTACATCGACGAGCCCGAGCGCACCGCCGAGGTCGTCCAGGACGGCTGGTACCACACCCGGGACATCGCCCGCCGGGACGAGCACGGCGTCTACACCTACGTGGGGCGCACCGACGACGTCTTCAAGGCCTCGGACTACCGGATCTCCCCGTTCGAGCTGGAGTCGGTGCTCATCGAGCACCCCGCGGTCGCGGAGGCGGCCGTGGTCCCGGCCCCGGACCCCGTCCGGCACGCCGTGCCGAAGGCCTACCTGGTGCTCGCCGCCGGGGCGGAGCCCACCCGGGAGCTCGCGGGCGAGATCCTGCGCTTCGCCCGGGAGAACCTCGCCCCCTACAAGCGGGTGCGCAGGATCGAGTTCACCGACCTGCCCAAGACGATCTCGGGCAAGATCCGCCGCGTGGTGCTGCGCGAGCGCGAGGCGGCCGCCGACCGCCCGGCGGCCGGCGCCCCGGCGGCGCCTCCCGCCGACGGCCTGGGCATCGAGTACACCGAGGCGGACTTCCCGGGACTGCGCGGCTGAGCGGCTGCGCCCCCGGCCCGGGCGCCGGGGGCGCAACGTGACGTCATCCCGCGCCCGGGACGGGTGCCCGACAGGGGACGTCCCCGGGCCGGCCTGTCCCCACTTCGTGCCACGTTTGCCGATGCAAATGAATGGAGCCGGTGCCCCGAAGCCGGGAGAATGCCGGTGTGGCCAGCGCAAACACATGAAAAAACGTCGATGTCCACCGTTCTGAATATGACGTCGGCCCCCGTGACAGGTCATGGAAACCCTGCCACCATGGAGTCAATTGGTTCACCCGATGGGGCAGAACCAACTGATCCGTCGGGGGGCGGATCGACGGCGGTTCATCGGGGGATGGGCCGCCCGCACGCAGGCATCGGGGGGTGCCGGTGCGACCGGTTCATCGGGGGGTGAACCGACACGGGAGCACCGCTGGGGGGCGGTACTCCCACCAGGCGAGTCTCTGCTCGCCACCGGCCGTCAGGCCGGACGATGCGCCCGTTGCGGGGGCCATCCGTTCCGACGGATGGGCAGCGGGCGCATCGCTCTGTCCGGGCCCGACCGGTGGCGCCGGGCGGTGCAGTGCGGTGCGCCGTGCTGCACCGCCCGGTGACCGCCGCGCCACGGCGTCGGTGGACCCTGGAAGACTGGGACCCATGACGACCTCCCCGGCTTCCGACACCGCCCAGGACACCGCCCAGGACACCGCCCTGCGCGAGGACGCGCTCCGGCTGCTGCGCGCGCTCACCGGCCGGACCGACGCCGCCTTCCACCCCGGCCAGTTCGAGGCGATCGAGGCCCTCGTGGGGCACGGCCGGCGGGCCCTGGTGGTGCAGCGCACCGGGTGGGGCAAGTCCGCGGTCTACTTCCTCTCCGCCCTGCTGCTGCGGGCGCGCGGTCGGGGCCCCACCCTGATCGTCTCCCCGCTGCTGGCCCTGATGCGGGACCAGGTCGCCGCCGCGGCCCGGGCGGGAGTGCGGGCGGCCGCCATCAACTCCGCCAACGCCACCGAGTGGGGGCAGATCTCCGCCCAGCTGGAGGCCGACGAGCTCGACGTCCTGCTCGTCTCCCCGGAGCGGCTGAACAACCCGGTCTTCCGGGAGCAGCAGCTGCCGCAGCTGGTGGCCCGGCTCGGGCTGCTCGTGGTGGACGAGGCGCACTGCATCTCGGACTGGGGCCACGACTTCCGCCCCGACTACCGCCGCATCCGGGACCTGATCGCGCGCCTGCCCGAGGAGGTCCCGGTGCTGGCCACGACCGCCACCGCCAACGAGCGGGTGGTCGCCGACGTCGAGGAGCAGCTGGGCGTGCGGCCCGGCGGCACGAGCACGGGGGAGGTCTTCACCCTCCGGGGCCCGCTCTCCCGGGCGTCCCTGCGGCTGGGCGTGCTGGACCTGCCCTCGGCCACGGCCCGGCTCGCGTGGCTGCTCGAGCACGTCGAGTCCCTGCCGGGCAGCGGGATCATCTACGCCCTCACGGTGGGGGCCGCCGAGGACACCGCCCAGGCGCTCTCCGACGCCGGGCTGCCGGTGCGGGCCTACACCGGGCGCACGGACCAGGGCGAGCGGGAGGAGCTCGAGGCCGCGCTCAAGGAGAACCGGGTCAAGGCCCTGGTGGCCACCTCCGCGCTGGGCATGGGCTTCGACAAGCCGGACCTCGGGTTCGTGGTCCACCTGGGCGCGCCGTCCTCGCCGGTGGCCTACTACCAGCAGGTCGGCCGTGCCGGGCGCGCCACCGACAACGCCGACGTCCTGCTCCTGCCCGGGACGGAGGACCGGCAGATCTGGGAGTACTTCGCGACCGCCTCCATGCCCACGGAGCAGAAGGCCACCGCCGTCCTCGGCGAGCTGGCCGCCGCGGGGGGCGCCCTCTCCGTGGCCGTCCTGGAGTCGCGGGTGGACGTCCGGCGCAGCCCGCTCGAGCTGCTGCTGAAGGTCCTCGCCGTCGAGGGCGCGGTGGAGCGCGTGCAGGGCGGCTGGCGGGCCACGGGCGTACCGTGGCGCTACGACTCCGAGCGCTACGGCCGGATCGCCGCCGCCCGGGTCGACGAGCAGAACGCCATGCTCGACTACGAGCGCACCACCGGGTGCCGCATGGAGTTCCTCGCCCGGCAGCTGGACGACCCCACGGCCGCACCGTGCGGGCGGTGCGACACCTGCGCCGGGCCGTGGTACCCCACGACCGTCGACGAGAGCGCCACCGACTCCGCCGGGGCGGCCCTGACCCGGGTGGGCGTCGTGGTGGAGCCCCGGGCGCAGTGGCCCACGGGGATGCCGCGGCTCGGCGTGGACGTCAAGGGCCGGATCCCGGAGGAGCTGCGCTGCGCGGAGGGCC
Protein-coding sequences here:
- a CDS encoding DUF2254 domain-containing protein, producing MQKLSGSWRRVFNKFWFVPAVCVVAAVVLAQSVVAVDRWLPEDLDSPWISWVYAVGIDGSRGMLSAIGGSMLAVAATAFSITISVVATASSTYGPRLVRNFMADRGNQVVLGVLVSTFIYALLVLRTIRSASDDLAQPFVPHLAVNLAVLLAVVDVALIVYFIHHIADSVQVDTLVHGVRRRLLAVIERWHPEETPEELVRTAGRRRGGGQLRADAVGYVVSVNFERLRSHAEDQDVVVELVPRVGDHVLPEEPLFRVWPEHRAEELAERLRHCVALGDSRSADQDVRFAEQQVVELAVRALSPSTNDPYTAVNAIEEVAAGIVTAVSRPLPGNTVVVDGEPRLRYRVVGLDEIVDMPFDQIRPHATGHVSVLLALVDLAARIGSATVHPSVERQVREHVDVLLGQYRDSGPNPRDLARVEQHAAARLGG
- a CDS encoding MFS transporter, with amino-acid sequence MPSPATTAAPARAGAREWAALVVLMLPVLLISVDNTVLNFALPEISRELRPTGTQLLWMVDAYPLVLAGLLVPMGSLGDRVGRRRLLLVGSTGFAVVSALAAFAPTGAALVAARALLGLFGSMLMPATLSLLRNIFHDPTQRRAAIAVWATGFSAGGALGPVLGGFLLEHFWWGSVLLIAVPVLLPLLVLAPVLVPESRNPAPGPVDVPSAALIMTAMVGLVHGLKDLGAHGPSPAVAAAVLLAAAAGTLFVRRQLRRPVPMLDLRLFRHAPFTGGLLNNLVASTTFIGVLFFVSQYLQLVEGVPPMRAGLALLPGAAVTIVSGLLAVHVVGVVRPAFVLGGGLLVMASGFLLVLLGDLSGGSVLVVALMVIGLGSGAAQTIAGDLILAEVAPEQAGAASAISETAYELGAGLGVAVLGTAVTATYAHRVVPPPGLAPEQAATAGETLGGAVDVAGALDPAASDQLLASAVAAFEAGVHLSAGIGAVLLGVTAVVVALLLRRVPRLRRR
- a CDS encoding AMP-binding protein; the encoded protein is MVEPVPTSAMSDAAPGVSEQYEAVRDRVLELREDYDRAREEFRWPRMEHFNFALDWFDHVARDPGRGSRDALWIVAADGSEQRRTFAELAESSARTANWLRGLGVRRGDRILLMLGNQLELWETQLAGMKLGAPLIPTAVMMPPADLQDRVRRGRVSWVVTDAANAPKFAAVDGDYGLVVVGGDAEVEAARAQLPGRAVRRYADSAGADAVFVPEGVTRSRDPLLLYFTSGTTSQAKLVEHTHYSYSFGHLSTVYWMGLRPGDVHLNIASPGWGKHSWSNFFAPWIAEATVFILNQERFDAVGLMEQMGRAGVTSFCAPPTVWRMLIQADLHRVQDPPVSAVSAGEPLNPEVIRRVQEAWGVTIRDGYGQTETTLQIANTPGQPVVPGAMGRPLPGFVVELLDPRTGAPAEEGEICLKVDDDPPGIMAGYIDEPERTAEVVQDGWYHTRDIARRDEHGVYTYVGRTDDVFKASDYRISPFELESVLIEHPAVAEAAVVPAPDPVRHAVPKAYLVLAAGAEPTRELAGEILRFARENLAPYKRVRRIEFTDLPKTISGKIRRVVLREREAAADRPAAGAPAAPPADGLGIEYTEADFPGLRG
- a CDS encoding RecQ family ATP-dependent DNA helicase, which gives rise to MTTSPASDTAQDTAQDTALREDALRLLRALTGRTDAAFHPGQFEAIEALVGHGRRALVVQRTGWGKSAVYFLSALLLRARGRGPTLIVSPLLALMRDQVAAAARAGVRAAAINSANATEWGQISAQLEADELDVLLVSPERLNNPVFREQQLPQLVARLGLLVVDEAHCISDWGHDFRPDYRRIRDLIARLPEEVPVLATTATANERVVADVEEQLGVRPGGTSTGEVFTLRGPLSRASLRLGVLDLPSATARLAWLLEHVESLPGSGIIYALTVGAAEDTAQALSDAGLPVRAYTGRTDQGEREELEAALKENRVKALVATSALGMGFDKPDLGFVVHLGAPSSPVAYYQQVGRAGRATDNADVLLLPGTEDRQIWEYFATASMPTEQKATAVLGELAAAGGALSVAVLESRVDVRRSPLELLLKVLAVEGAVERVQGGWRATGVPWRYDSERYGRIAAARVDEQNAMLDYERTTGCRMEFLARQLDDPTAAPCGRCDTCAGPWYPTTVDESATDSAGAALTRVGVVVEPRAQWPTGMPRLGVDVKGRIPEELRCAEGRALARLTDLGWGNRLRELFRTDEQGAPVDGPVDPALGRACVQVLAEWRWADRPAAVVSVPSRSRPRLVRSLAEGMAGVGHLPYLGELDVPEGFPTGGHGGNSAYRLAAVWEKFQVGPGLAEELDRLGGRPVLLVDDLVDSRWTLAVAARALRRAGSGPVLPFVLASQG